Proteins encoded within one genomic window of Bacteroidota bacterium:
- a CDS encoding carboxypeptidase regulatory-like domain-containing protein: MKIIARTSLLSVGILFFILFFSVLKIQSESGNRFIFNQRGEGTITGYVLESGPMPMPISGATITASNDLNTYSTTSNQVGLYSLENVAEGMYTITCNAEGYAPQVVDNIVVNDGEVVEIDFALIQYINPPTGVTAGYFDFTHTSAAIQWNEPEGVDIDHYEIYRLHEGEETEPGMWTLLDDNVVDTCFLDLFWPELDSGLYEYAVIGYSGYNFSEPAFSNTIVRGFQVVANFRIDGQGEAGALITLINEDINPDYYYQDITPFDGKVTFYDVYQGIYTLTILYNYYPFYELRHISIIQDITCNISFCCDLSPKNLHVDTATMEACWLDPEPKYQTLFKENFEHGYIPTTWQEVFIEDTVSWEIGTGSPSGIPSYAHSGDYNISFSGDSAQTLIMTPPINLANALLPKLIFWYCQSQDTNEWNHLKGYYRNSPGGPWHNLFDSYDNNYPFWVRKVISLPEVTEYYRIAFVAESNNPSGGGICLDDIEVTSALEPDGPYENEDFTGYHLYLDETQLGTYDTAGCHSLGDVSYGFHVAGVWATYFGVESYYAECGFYYYPCDSLAQPQNFHGLVNGMVVTLSWEPPETMKPPNQEYSNDYSRFELWGYYIWKNDRKWAFIPASVNEYTDTIFFPENCYAWEGESYLILRYNVTAVYHEGESCLIDPSFEAICPMPDPPEGLTAEILEGDHVLLTWNPPGNDTGEWIHWDDGENYDSFGLTSGGDFEVASRWEVVDLVPYDGMYLTKIAFYPRGATPEYALKVWTGDTAGILVLDQELSAVVLDQWNTVTLTTPVQIDATQELWFGYAITGQPAGEYPAGYDAGPAIQGKGDMISVDNGEWTTLTALGLDYNWNIWGYVTPEADRYDLLGYNIYLFDEVMAFTEDTFYITPPLFPDTYEYYVTAVYDGGESCKDGPAVVQDCCTSGIQGLVYDARTEKPLSGVTVELGYGEEMITRVDGQYGFYHIGIGTKTVTAEAEGYKPFIQSTWLPSYTIMDLDIRMVDTSLFTFPFVESWDGGAFETQQWTFFPEQVGWQINTMEGHPAPSAQFESSEPMNDYCYSLVSPFIDVLGIESNVILEFDLNMYSSNLTGTEMLTVDVWEGDEWIEIDEFSNATLLEWEHQHYDVTDYAQGKITRIQFTAHGTSIQNIDYWQVDNIIMREAVMRILSGQVLDQYSSPVYATIDVGDLVTYTDENGYFSVHLEEGSYVLSINAEGCLPFTQEVHLENQTYLEIVLPCNLMLVDPMSIYVESFEGYETRYIIIENSGPETMTWMVEIDYLNKNQDITINFDKQSMEWLSLGDSSDIIVPGEIEEIAVNFNGEDLEEGIVYEANIIFTSVPDYGTKVVNVGFMLLTGIGEVDHNDLIRIYPNPSKDYIIIESEQDINLLTITNYIGKTLFETETEGTRYFQINTSGFSNGIYLIRCRMSNGNSVIRKLVINR, from the coding sequence ATGAAAATAATTGCCAGAACCAGCCTCCTTTCCGTGGGTATTCTATTTTTCATCCTCTTTTTCTCTGTCCTGAAAATTCAATCCGAATCAGGGAACAGATTCATTTTTAATCAGAGAGGTGAAGGAACCATCACAGGTTATGTCCTCGAAAGTGGTCCCATGCCTATGCCCATATCCGGGGCAACAATAACAGCCTCAAATGATCTGAATACATATTCAACGACTTCAAATCAGGTCGGTTTGTACAGCCTTGAAAATGTCGCCGAGGGAATGTATACAATTACCTGCAATGCAGAGGGCTATGCTCCGCAAGTTGTTGATAATATTGTTGTCAACGATGGTGAAGTTGTTGAAATAGATTTTGCCCTCATTCAGTATATTAATCCTCCGACAGGTGTGACAGCCGGGTATTTTGATTTTACACATACATCGGCTGCAATTCAATGGAACGAACCCGAGGGCGTCGATATAGACCATTATGAAATATACCGTCTCCATGAAGGGGAAGAAACCGAGCCCGGAATGTGGACACTGTTAGATGACAATGTTGTGGATACCTGTTTTTTGGACTTATTCTGGCCCGAACTTGATTCCGGTCTTTATGAATATGCTGTAATTGGTTATAGTGGCTATAATTTTTCAGAACCGGCATTTTCAAATACTATTGTCAGAGGTTTTCAGGTTGTGGCAAATTTCAGGATCGACGGACAGGGTGAAGCCGGAGCGCTCATTACTTTAATTAATGAGGATATCAATCCGGATTATTATTACCAGGACATAACTCCTTTTGATGGCAAAGTGACATTTTATGATGTTTATCAGGGTATCTATACGCTGACAATTCTATATAATTATTATCCCTTTTATGAATTGCGGCATATATCTATAATACAAGATATTACCTGTAATATTTCATTCTGTTGTGACCTTTCCCCGAAGAATCTCCATGTGGATACTGCAACGATGGAAGCCTGCTGGCTTGATCCGGAACCAAAATATCAGACCCTCTTCAAGGAAAATTTCGAGCATGGATATATTCCAACCACCTGGCAGGAGGTTTTCATCGAAGATACCGTGTCCTGGGAAATAGGTACAGGAAGTCCATCGGGGATTCCCTCATATGCTCATTCAGGGGACTATAATATCTCTTTCAGCGGTGATTCTGCCCAGACCTTGATCATGACGCCGCCTATTAACCTTGCCAATGCTCTTCTCCCCAAGCTTATTTTTTGGTATTGCCAGTCACAGGACACCAATGAATGGAATCATCTAAAAGGCTATTACAGGAATTCCCCGGGTGGTCCCTGGCATAATTTATTTGATTCGTATGATAACAATTACCCATTTTGGGTGAGAAAGGTAATAAGTCTGCCGGAGGTTACGGAATATTACCGTATTGCTTTTGTCGCTGAATCAAATAATCCGTCAGGAGGAGGTATTTGTCTGGATGATATCGAGGTAACTTCGGCACTGGAACCGGACGGACCTTATGAAAATGAAGATTTTACCGGATATCATCTTTATTTGGATGAAACCCAACTGGGAACTTATGATACAGCAGGCTGTCATTCTTTAGGTGATGTGTCTTATGGTTTTCATGTTGCAGGAGTATGGGCAACATATTTTGGAGTTGAATCCTATTATGCTGAATGCGGTTTCTATTATTATCCGTGTGACTCTCTGGCTCAACCGCAGAATTTTCATGGATTGGTGAATGGTATGGTGGTAACCTTATCCTGGGAGCCACCTGAAACGATGAAACCCCCAAATCAGGAGTATTCAAACGACTATTCACGTTTTGAACTGTGGGGATATTATATCTGGAAGAATGATAGGAAATGGGCATTTATTCCTGCTTCAGTTAATGAATACACAGACACAATATTTTTTCCGGAAAATTGCTATGCTTGGGAGGGTGAAAGCTATTTAATTCTTCGGTACAATGTTACGGCAGTGTATCATGAAGGTGAATCATGCTTAATTGATCCTTCATTTGAGGCGATTTGTCCCATGCCTGATCCGCCTGAAGGACTGACAGCTGAGATTCTTGAAGGTGATCATGTGTTATTGACCTGGAATCCTCCGGGGAACGATACTGGTGAGTGGATCCATTGGGATGATGGCGAGAATTATGATAGCTTTGGATTAACATCAGGAGGAGACTTCGAAGTGGCATCCAGATGGGAAGTGGTGGATCTGGTGCCATATGATGGTATGTACCTTACGAAGATCGCTTTCTATCCTCGGGGAGCCACACCGGAATATGCCCTGAAGGTATGGACAGGCGATACTGCCGGCATACTGGTATTGGATCAGGAACTGAGCGCTGTGGTACTTGATCAGTGGAATACAGTAACATTGACAACACCGGTACAGATAGATGCCACACAGGAGCTGTGGTTTGGTTATGCTATCACAGGCCAACCTGCAGGAGAATACCCGGCAGGATACGATGCAGGACCGGCTATCCAAGGCAAAGGGGATATGATCTCAGTTGATAATGGTGAGTGGACAACACTTACGGCACTTGGCCTCGATTATAACTGGAATATCTGGGGCTATGTTACTCCGGAGGCCGACAGGTATGATTTATTGGGTTATAATATCTATCTCTTCGATGAGGTCATGGCTTTTACTGAGGATACTTTCTATATAACGCCCCCTTTGTTTCCGGATACCTATGAGTACTATGTTACTGCTGTTTACGATGGAGGTGAGTCCTGCAAAGATGGTCCGGCAGTTGTTCAAGACTGCTGTACAAGTGGTATACAGGGATTAGTATATGATGCCAGAACTGAAAAACCTTTAAGTGGAGTAACTGTTGAGTTAGGATATGGTGAGGAAATGATAACGCGTGTTGATGGGCAGTATGGTTTTTATCATATAGGCATCGGTACCAAGACCGTTACGGCAGAGGCTGAAGGTTATAAGCCTTTTATTCAATCTACGTGGTTACCAAGTTATACAATTATGGATCTGGACATCCGCATGGTAGATACTTCACTTTTTACATTTCCCTTTGTGGAATCTTGGGATGGAGGGGCTTTTGAAACACAGCAATGGACATTTTTTCCTGAACAGGTGGGTTGGCAGATCAATACTATGGAAGGACATCCTGCACCCTCAGCACAGTTTGAATCTTCCGAACCAATGAATGATTACTGCTATTCACTTGTCAGTCCTTTTATTGATGTTTTGGGAATTGAAAGTAACGTAATCCTTGAATTTGACTTGAATATGTATTCGTCTAACCTTACGGGAACGGAAATGCTGACAGTGGATGTTTGGGAAGGAGATGAATGGATTGAAATTGATGAGTTTTCAAATGCCACTTTACTTGAGTGGGAGCACCAACATTATGATGTTACGGATTATGCCCAGGGTAAGATAACCAGGATTCAATTCACTGCTCATGGCACAAGCATACAAAATATTGATTATTGGCAAGTTGATAATATCATCATGAGGGAAGCTGTCATGAGAATTCTGTCGGGGCAGGTTTTAGACCAATATAGCAGCCCGGTTTATGCTACTATAGATGTTGGCGATTTGGTAACATATACCGATGAAAATGGTTACTTCTCTGTACATTTGGAAGAAGGCTCATATGTTCTTTCTATTAATGCAGAGGGGTGCCTGCCGTTCACTCAAGAAGTTCATCTTGAGAATCAAACTTACCTGGAAATCGTATTACCCTGTAATCTGATGCTTGTTGACCCGATGTCAATTTATGTTGAATCATTTGAGGGTTATGAAACACGTTATATCATCATTGAAAACTCTGGTCCGGAAACAATGACCTGGATGGTTGAAATTGATTACCTTAATAAAAATCAGGATATTACTATAAATTTTGACAAGCAATCAATGGAATGGCTTTCACTTGGGGATTCATCTGATATCATTGTGCCAGGTGAAATTGAAGAAATCGCGGTCAACTTTAACGGTGAAGACCTAGAAGAGGGTATAGTCTATGAAGCCAACATAATTTTTACATCTGTACCCGATTATGGCACTAAAGTGGTCAATGTCGGTTTCATGCTGTTAACAGGAATCGGAGAAGTGGACCATAATGATCTGATCAGGATTTATCCGAATCCGTCAAAAGATTATATCATCATTGAATCGGAACAGGATATCAACCTACTGACAATTACCAATTACATTGGAAAGACACTTTTTGAAACAGAAACGGAAGGTACACGTTATTTTCAGATAAACACATCAGGATTCAGTAATGGCATTTATCTGATCAGGTGCAGGATGAGCAATGGTAATTCAGTGATAAGGAAACTAGTCATTAACCGGTGA